AATTAACAGAGATATAAAAATATGATGAATACCGTACACCATCATCTCCCTCAATTGTTCCATGAGACCGGGAGGCAGGCTCGCCGCCTGATCTCCATGAAATACCTGGCTGGTATCCAGTTGCTGGAGCGCTTCATTTTGACTGTGAGCTGTCTTATAGGACTGAATATTCATATTGAACAGCATCCCGAACACGCTGATACCAAGCGTCTGGCCAAGCGTCCGTAAAAAGGTATAGGAAGCCATGGCCGTTCCCCTCATCTGCCATCCAACCGCAGACTGTACCGTAATCGTATAGGATGTAAAGGCAAATCCGAACCCGAGCCCAAATAGGCCCATCAGAGCCACCAGCAGCAAATAAGGCGTATGAATACCGACAAAGTAAAGACCGGCCGCTGCCGCGAGCAAACAACTCACACCGATCAAAGTCGTAGACCTTACGCCCATGCGTACAAACCATCTGCCTGCCAGTGCGGCACCAACCGGCCAGCAAACCGATAAAGGAATCAGGGTAAATCCTGAATCCGTAGCCCCTTTTCCGGCAACCCCTTGTATCCAGAGCGGCAGATATATCGTAATACCGACAAGAATGGCACTGAGAAGAAAACCGCTAAGGTTGGACACGGAGATTAGTCTCATAGCAAACAGCCTAAGAGGCAGCATCGGTTCCTTCACATAATATTCCACAACCAGGAACAAAGCGAGTGTAACAACTGCCAATATTAAGATGCCGATCATGAAGGGAGAGTTCCAGGCATATTGGTTTCCTCCGCTCAGCAGTGCAAACATGAAGGAAGTCATGCTAACCGTAAAGAGGGCAATTCCCAAATAATCGACCTTCTGCTTCTTTTTGTCCAGATGCTCATGCAAATACATCACAATGAACAAAATCGACAGCAGGCCAAACGGGACATTAAAATAAAAAATCCAATGCCAGGATACATAGTCTACCATCAGCCCGCCGGTGAGCGGTCCCAGAATACCGGAAATCCCCCAGATTCCGCTGATCCATCCCTGAATTTTGGCCCTTTCTTCAAAAGAATAGATATCTCCTATAATAATCATCGTTACTGGAAGAATAGCCCCTGCACCTAACCCCTGGATGGCCCTGAACACAATAAGCTGCTCCATGGATTGGGACATTCCTGAAAGCATTGATCCGATCAGAAACAAGATCGTTCCGCATATGAACATCAGCTTGCGCCCGTACAAATCCGATAATTTGCCCACAATCGGAGTGGCTACGGCCGTTGTCAGCAGATAGATGGATACAACCCAGTTCATAAGATGCATTCCGCCCAGGTCACTTACGATTTTCGGGATCGCAGTACTGACAATCGTCCCTTCCAATGAAGAAAGGAATGTGATAAGCATGATAGACAGTGTGACCATTGTTTTATTGGTTTGTTTTTTTTCCACTTAACAACTCCAACTCCTCTACTTTTTACAGCACATATTTCATTAAAGCTTCCCTTACACCGTCTTCATTGTTAGAACCCGTTACTACCCGTGCAGCCTTTTTAACGGCATCCGGGGAATTATCCATAGCCACTCCAAGTCCGGCATAAGCCAGCATTTCCAGGTCGTTGAAGTAATTGCCTATAGCCATAATTCTTTCCGGAGGAACGTCCCAGCGTTCGGCAAGGGCTTTGAGTGCATTTCCTTTGGAAGCATCCGTGTGCATGACATCAATGAAAAACTCGCCGCTTCTCATCATGGTCAGATCGCCGTAAATTCTGCTTTCTGTCCACTCCTTCTCAATCCGGTCAACCTGTGCGACTTCGCCGGCAAGAGTAAATTTAACCAAAGGAATTTCAAGTTTCAGTACATCCTCGTATAATTCCGGAGTCAGAAAAAATTTCTCATAAACGGTTTTCTCCTCTTCTGTAAGTTTCTCAACATACATGTGAAAAGCTGTTGAAACATCGAAATGAACCCCGTGCTCTCTACAATACCGGACCAAAAGCTCGATCTGGTTCACGGAAAAAGCGAATTCATGAACCAGTACAGGTTCTTCCGATCCCCTGGAGTGTATGGTGGCTGCACCGTTATGATTAATCGAGTATCCCTCCAGTTCCAGCTCCTTCAGTAAGGGAAGCGTGCTTGCCGGTCCTCTTCCGGTACACAATACAATTTTCGCACCCAGTTTATGGGCTTTCCGGACAGCCTCCTTATTTCCTTCCGTCAATTCAAACTGGTCATTAATCAGGGTTCCGTCAACATCAAGCGCGATGATATCAAAATCCATACTCTTCACTCCTGTCACTTTATTTCTCTATAATGAAGCCGTCTTATAACCCTGTAGAGCCTCCAGTTCCTTTGCAGTAAGTTCTCTCGATGCTCCAGGGGAAAGGGAAGGATCGAGCTTTAAAGATCCCATGGAAATCCGTTTCAGATAAACGACTTTTTTATGAACAGCTTCAAACATCCGTTTTACTTGATGAAATTTCCCTTCATGGATAGTAAGTTCGATCTCGGCAGGCTTTTCTTCCTCCGGGTTCCCGGAATCCAAAACGACAAGCTGTGCAGGCATGGTCATATATCCGTCATCCAGGACGACTCCTTCGGAAAAAATCCTTACATCTTCCTCAGTTACATCCCCATTTACCCTCGCATAGTATGTTTTAGGCACATGCTTGCGGGGGGAGAGTAAATTATGGGCAAGCTTCCCGTCATTGGTCAGCAGGAGAAGCCCTTCGGTATCTTTGTCGAGCCTGCCTACCGGGAAAACCCCGAATACCCGGATGTGATCGTCCAGCAGATCCACAACAGTGCGGTCCCGCATATCCTCCGTTGCCGAAATGACCCCTGCAGGTTTATTCAATAGCACATATACATGCTCTCTGAAAATAACCTGTTCTCCGTTCACTTCAATATAGTCTTCGTCAGGATAGACTTTCCATCCGCTATCTTTCACAACCTTGCCATTTACTGTTACCCCTCCGTTTTTGGCCAGCTTTTTCAATTCGGAGCGTGTTCCGTATCCCAGATGGGATAACATTTTGTCCAGGCGAAGTGTTCCCTTCAAGTTCCAGTCCACCTCCATTCTGCCGGATGATCATTTTCCAGCAGTCCTGCTGCTATTCGCCATTACGCAGGGAAACTATCCGGACATACAAGGCATCCTTTGGACCCCGGGCAGGTTTGTCCAACAGAACGCAAAATTTTCGTTAGCTTCCTAAACAAATTATAGTTATAAATACCAACTTGACCGATCAGGTTTATTCCTGATCGGCCTGGCGCTCCGGCGGGTTCGTTATAAGAATACTCAATGCTTCCTCGAGCTTTTTGTCCAGGATCCGGATCTTTAACGGACAGAAAGGCAAGTTCTCCTCCTGTTGCAGTCTGGTCAGGCAGGACCTGCTGTCAGCAAGCAGCTTTCCGATGTCCATTCCTTCATTTCGTCCCGGTTCCCTTCCCAGTTTATCAATGCCGCCTGATAACAGCTTGATTGCACCGCTAACATTACCGTTCCGGTAGTGGTATAACCCGACAGCAATCTGCAGCAGCCCCTGATAAAAAATATCCCGGCCTTCTTCCATCCATAATTCTTCCAACACCTCATGACATTCGAAATAATCTTCCGTCTCATTAAAATGATATACAAACGCAATGAGCAGCGGATTGTAAGGTGTCTTCATTCTCGCTCCTTTTGTTTGGCTCTGGTAACGGCCTCTTCAATCTCCTGAGCCAGTGCACGTAAACTCCGTGTATCTTCCTTTTCCCAAATTTCAGTAAATCTTATTTGGAATTGGGCGGCCTCGCGGACCCGGTGGAAATAGTACAGAACCTGGATATAGTTCAGTACATTGGAAACGAGCATAGAGTTATCCTCGAACAACTTCTGGGCTTCCACAATCTCATCCCGGATGCTGGACATCTCCTGATCCAACAGATACGCGGCTTCTGCCGCTTTGCTGAGCCGTTTGCGTACTTCATCCGGCAGCATGCTTTCCTTATACTTATAATTGAGAGAATGTTCGATGGTTGCCCAGAAATTCATAGCCAATGTACGGATCTGAATCTCGGCAAGTATCCGTTTTACTCCGAGAGAGGTATGAACTGCGTACTCAATAATAATATGGTAGCTGCGGTAGCCGCTTTCCTTTTTATTCGTAATATAATCCTTTTCATACAGCACTTTCAGATCATGGCGCCCGTGAATCAGTTCTATCAACGTATGGATATCCTCAACAAACTGGCACATAATGCGAATGCCGGCAATATCCTCGATGCCTGTTTCCAGTTCATCCATCGGTACATCCAGTTTTTTTGCTTTCTCTAATATACTTGAAATCTTCTTCACCCGGCCGGTTACAAATTCGATAGGAGAATACTCGTCCGGGCTTTTCAATTCTTTGCGAAGAGTTTTAAATTTAAATTTGAGTTCTTCCACAGCCTGCTCGTAAGGCTGCAGGAATTTCCTCCAGTCACGTCCATCCATTGAACTAGCCCCCATTTCTGATGAAGTCAGCGATGATCGGCCCCTATCGCTTGGGAAAGATGGGTATAGCCGTCACGCTTCAACAAGGCGATCAGTCCCTCATTGAGCCTGCGGATCAGTTTAGGACCTTCGTATATCAAAGCGGTATATACTTCAACCAGGCTTGCTCCCGCACGGAATTTGGCATAAGCGTCTTCTGGTGTAAAGATGCCTCCAGACCCTATAATCGGCATTTTACCCCCGGTCAACAGGTATACTTTAGCCACCATTTCCGTTGAACATTCAGCCAGCGGTTTCCCGCTCAATCCCCCGGCCTGGTCTTTATGGGCATGAACGATACCCTCACGGCTTATCGTCGTGTTGGAGACAATGATACCTGCTGCCCCGCTTTCCCTGATCGTATGAATGGTGTTCTCCACCTCTTCATCCGTTAAATCAGGTGCAATTTTGACTAGTACAGGCTTGCCTGAGTCTCCGTATCTGGCTTGCTGCCGCTGCATTTCGTCGGTTACGGCATGAAGCAGATTCAATAAATCACTGCCATGCTGCAGACTGCGTAAATCAGGTGTATTCGGAGAGCTGATATTGACTACGAAAAAATCTGCTTCCTTATATAAAGTCCGGATGCATATGCGGTAATCTTCTTCAGCATCCTCATTAGGCGTCACCTTGTTTTTTCCAATGTTTACAGCAACGGGTATTGGCCTGTTCTTTAAAGCTGACATAGTTCTGGCCATTTTCTCTGCACCAACGTTGTTAAAGCCCATCCTATTGATTAGGGCTTGGTACTCGAGCAGACGAAACAGCCTTGGCTTTTCGTTGCCTTCCTGAGGTCTTGGAGTAACCGTCCCAACCTCCATAAATCCGAAGCCCATTTGGGAGAATCCTTCCACTGCTTCCGCATTTTTATCCAGACCAGCGGCCAGGCCGACAGGATTAGCGAAGCCGATCCCCCATAATTTCATTTGCAATTCTGCCCGTTTAGGCATCCCGTAAAGCCCGTGAATGATACCTTTGGCTCCCGGCACCTTACCAGCTATGGATAAACCACAGATCGTAAGATGATGGGCAGCCTCCGGATCCATCCGGAACAAGACAGGTTTAGCCAACTTTTTGTATAACATCCGGATAACACCCCGTTCTAAGTTGCTCTCTCAGACAGTTTATCCTGTTCCTTAAGGGAATGCAAAATATTTTATAATAAACGCGCTTACATGATAATCAATTTCACGTTATGTACACGGTAAATTATGCTAAAATAAACATAAGATCAGCACTCCAAAAGATGGAAGGAGAGTCCTATCATGGCCAAACCTAAACGTAAACCCGTACCAAACAGTATCGCCGTAAAAAAGAAACAGGACGGGCCGAACAAAAAAGCACTGATCTGGAGCGCCAGCTTGATTGTCCTCATTATCATTGCCATGAGTGTCCTGTTAATAGTAAACGGATAATATTTTTACATACCCCGGTATTTTTTATTGGTCTGCTTACAAATGAACTTAGAAGGAAAAGCCGTTTCCGTCACGAACTGCATGGAAACGGCTTCCTTTCTTATGTTTATATAAGAAAGGCTATTTTCATCCATTCATATAATCCCGTTTGATTTAATTCAACCATTTGTATACTTTTTGGGGATTGGTTTCTACTGCTTTTCCGGGCAGACTCCATCTCGGTTCCGAGGGATCACCGTCAGACAATACCGGGAGAAGATCCCGGCCAATAGTAACCCTTGTTTCCAACGGCACCAGATCAAACAGTTCCTCGACATCTTCCTTCCCCATACGGATGCATCCCTTGGACTCATCCTGTCCGATGCTATCCGGTTCATTCGTTCCGTGAATCGCGTACAGTGTATCGGATAAGGTCATTCCCCGGCTGCCAAATTCCCCGTTTGATTTCCCGTTAGGGTTCCTTACTTTTTCCGTAATGGTAAATTCTCCATCCGGCGTTTTTTCTCCCCCGAGTCCTACCGGAAATGTGCGGATAATGGTGTTTCCACTAATGACCGCGAGCCGGTATGCCCGCCGGTCAACTACAATGCGCAAGGGCTCCTCGAAGAGTTGATCTTCCGCATGTTCCGGCTTTACGGACGTAGCCAGCCATTTGGCAGGACCGGATTTGACCGGTTCCGCCTCTTTGTTCATTCCCAGCTTTGTATGAACTTCCTCCCGTATTTTGATAAACATCGTCTCCATGTAAGGGGTCATACCGGGTATAATATTGTCCGGATAATTACCAGTTAATTCTTCGGCCTTTTCCGGCATCCGGCTGTTCCTGCGGTAAAACGACTCCACGGCCGAACGCAGCACAAGCAGTTGCTCCTGGCGGCCACGCCATTCAGCTGCCATGGCTCTGGCATGGGCCGAATTTGCAGGTTTACAGGCACAGGTTTCGGCATCGTAATGTTCAATTCGGGGTTTATCCCTGTCCGCGCCCTGTTTCACGGACGCAATTAAAACGGGCGGCCGGTACCAGGCCGACCACTCCCCCTCCTCCGCCGCTTCACCCGCTAGAATAAGCGCTTCAGGAACGCGTTCGCCGCTTGCAAACAGGAGGTGTGAAATCTCCTTCCGAAGCCGTTCTCCTCTTCCCGTTTGCTCTCCCCCGGACCTCCGCCGCAAGGCCCTGTCCGCGTAGTAGACGACTGCCTTCGGTTCGCTGCCGACCACCGGCTTCTCCGATATCGCCCGCGCTTCGGCCAGGGCTGTTTTGTCCGTCCTTTCTACCGTCAGGCGGACCGGGATTCTTCTCTCATCCCCAGTAATAGGGATGAGAAGCAGCGCCAGAAGCGCGACCAGCAACGTGCCCCGCCAACGCCGGGACGGGCGGCCCGGCTTCTCGGAATCCCCTCTTCCCCGGGCCGCTTCTTCGGCAGCTGCCAGGACGGCGGGGTCGACCTTAATCGCCCGGTTCTCGAATGCTTCATACACTTCTCCCGCCCTGGCAAAACAATAGCGCGCCTTGGCCATTTTCCCCTGGGCCGCATATTCCCGGCCGAGCAAATACCAGGCCATCTGCTGATTTGGGTGCCGCTGAACGAACTGTTTCAGGTCTTCGAACAGCTCCTCCTCTTCCGTCTCAAGGAGTTCCCGGCGATCGTCCTTCATCCCTCATTTTCCTCCCGAAAAACTCTTGTATAACATATATCGGCAGAAAAACACAAAAAAAGAACCCCGCAGCAGACCGCTTGAGGGTTCTGAATCAGATCTATATCGAAACCAATTAGTTAAATGGTGTATCGGCAACTTTAATGGAATCCGTCGGGCAGCCGTCCTGGGCATCCTGCAGATCATCGTATAAATCTTCCGGAATTTCAGTTATGCCTTGGTTGTTATCGCCTTCGTAAATAACTTCGGCAAGTCCTTCATCGTCGTAATCATAAATATCCGGCGCAGTTGCTCCGCATGCACCACAAGCAATGCAGGTATCTTTCTCCACCCATGTGTATTTTGCCATTGTAAATTCCTCCTCTAAATATCCTCAAACTACAATATAATATAAAAGTTTGCAAAGTTCAAACGTAGTTTTTGACAGATTATGACTCCGTTTGACCAGGATTAAAGAGCTGATCCTTCTGTAAGGACGTTCCTCTTCTTTTATGGTTTCTCAGCAGCGTTGAAGGATCATCGCCAAGCATACCCGCGGTCAGGACCGCATTTTCACCAAATTTGTCCCTTAGGGAATCAAGTGCTTTGGTAAGCTGCTCTTTTTTGGGCTGCTGTTCGTAGCTGAACAAATCCAGTTGAATCGGCTTTTCTTCTTTATTCCCCAGACTCTGGAGAGTAATACCCAGCAGACGGATAGGCCTTCCTTCTTTCCAATGGCGGTCAAAAAGTTTGCAAGCCTCTTGATAAATATCGTCAGCATGTTCAGTCGGTACAGGCAGTGTAACTGACCTTGTTATAGTTTTCATATCCGGATCCCGGATCGTAATCTGGATGGTAGAAGCTACCAGACCCTGGCGGCGCATTCTCCGGGCCACCTGATCGGCAAGGTTTAGAAACACTCTTGTAACCTCAAGGCGTTCTGTCAGATTATAAGGAAGCGTGGTAGTATGCCCCACAGATTTGCTAGCTTCTCTCTGCGGGTTTACCGGAGAATCATCTAAACCGTTAGCCGCCCGTTTCAAATAAGAACCCTGTACACCAAACGTTTTCGTCAAAAAGGATTCCTCACAGGAAGCAAGCTGCCCGATGGTATGAATATTCAGCTTTTTTAGCTTGTCCGCTGTTCTTTTCCCTATACCAAACAGGACACCGCAAGGTTTGTTCCATAAAACATCCGGGACATCCCTGAGGCGAAAAACAAAAAGTCCCCGCGGCTTCTTCATGTCCGAACCCATCTTGGCCAACAGCTTGTTAGGAGCAATGCCGATGGAACATGGCAAATGCAGTTCATCCTGTATCCGTCTCTGAATCTCCCGGGCAATTTCCAGCGGTGTTCCGAATTGTTTAGACCCGGTTATATCTACAAAGCATTCGTCAATTGAAACAGGTTCCACCAAGGGGGAATAATCGTACACAATTTTTATGAATGCCTTGGAATACTGGCGGTATAAATGAAAGTCCGGTTTTATTAAAATCAAATCAGGACAAACCCGCAGTGCCTGCCTGACATGCATCCCGGTTTTTACCCCCTTGGCCCTGGCCGCATACGAAGAAGTAACGATAATACCTTTTCTCTGTTCGATGCTTCCGGAGACCGCAATGGGTTTTCCCTTATACTGTTCAGGATCCACAGCAGCATGTACCGAACAATAAAAAGCATTCATATCAATATGCAGGATAACCCGCCCTTTTTTCGGATAACTGTCATGCACTGAATTCATAGCAAGACTTCCTTATTTTATAATCATTTGGAAACGCTCTTTTATAAAAGGTAACCATTTCCGCCTCTATTATCAGCATACTTCCGCCCTTTTTGAAAATCAACAAGAAGCTGCCTTGTTTCCCTTACAATTCTTATCCATAAGCAGGAATTTGTGATATAATCAAGCAATATACTTGGACAGACGATTTTTGCGGATGGAGGGACAACAATTGCCTAAGTCAGTTCGGATTTTTGACACAACTCTAAGAGACGGCACACAGGGTGAAGGAGTTAGCTTATCTGTTGAAGACAAACTGAAGATAGCACACAAGCTCGATGAGCTGGGTGTCCATTATATTGAAGGCGGTTGGCCCGGAAGCAACAGCAAAGACATAGAATTCTTTGTCAGGGTCCGGGAGCTGAACCTGAAGCAAGCGAAGATTTCAGCTTTTGGAAGCACCCGGCGCAAAGGCATCAAGGCCAGTGAAGACATCAATCTAAACCGTATTATAGAGTCGGGTGTTGAAGTTGCCAGCATTTTTGGAAAGTCATGGGACTTCCATGTACACAAAGCTATTCAGACTACACTGGAAGAAAATCTCTCCATGATTCATGATTCCGTATCTTACCTGAAAAGCAAAGGACTTGAGGTCATTTATTTGGCCGAACATTTTTTTGACGGGTACAAACATAATCCCGCCTACGCCCTGGATACTATTCTTAAAGCCCAAGAGGGCGGTGCCGATTGGATTGTCCTTTGCGATACCAATGGAGGATCACTGCCTGATGAAGTGGCTAATATTGTAACAGCTGTTCAGCAGCCTTTAAATATACCGCTCGGTATTCACGCCCATAACGACTGTGAGCTTGGGGTGGCCAATACACTCGCGGCAGTAGCTGCAGGGGCCACTCAGGTACAAGGAACCATGAACGGTTACGGGGAGCGCTGCGGCAATGCGAATCTGTGCTCGGTTATTCCGAATCTCCAACTAAAAATGGGCCTTGAAGCCCTTGCACCGCAGCAGCTCGAACTGCTGACTCCGACAGCCCGGTATATCAGTGAAATTGCTAATATGCACATGCCTCTGAACCAGCCGTATGTAGGCACAGCAGCATTTGCCCATAAAGGAGGCATTCATGTTTCTGCCATTCTGAAAAATCCTACAACTTACGAGCATACAAAACCCGAATACGTGGGCAACAAACAAAGGGTGCTTGTCTCGGAACTCGCCGGACAAAGCAACCTGTTATCCAAGGCCCAGGAGTTGAACATGGAGCTGGACCCTCAGCATGAGGGCACCAAAAAAGTCATTCTGGAAGTGAAAAATCTAGAACATGAAGGTTATCAGTTTGAAGGTGCCGACGCTTCCCTGGAACTTCTTCTTCGTAAACATGTACACGGGCTTGAAGATATTTTCCGGTTGGAATCCTTTAAAATCCTGATGGAAAAAGCGGCAGGTAAGCCGGAAGAATCCGAGGCGTTTTTGAAAGTAAATGTTCACGGGAATTCCATGTATACAGCTGCTGAAGGACGAGGGCCTTTAAACGCCCTTGACTATGCTCTTCGAAAAGCATTGGAGCCGTATTATCCTTCCATCCGGAATATGCATCTGACCGACTATAAAGTCCGGGTGCTGGATGAGAAAGACGCATCGGCCGCTAAAGTAAGAGTATTGATCGAAACAACTAATGGGGAAACTTCATGGAGTACCGTCGGAGTCTCCGAAAACGTTATTGAAGCCAGCTGGAATGCATTGGTCGATAGTTTCCGGTATGCCCTGATCGGTAAAAAACCGCTTCCGATCGCACCCATGGAATATAAAGAACATGTTGGACTTGTTAACCATTAAGATACTTTTAAGAATTCAACAAGAAACTGCGTGCAGATGATCAATTTTCGATCAACCGCACGCAGTTTTTTAAATGGTTACCGGTTTACCGGTGTCTAATAAAACCGGGTGGTGGAAAATTCCGGTTATGAACCCGATTGGTGCTTCTGAATTTTTTTCTCAAGTTCCTTGGGCGGAAGCACATTAAATATTTCCACAATTTTTCCGTTCTTATCAATCAAAAAACTGGTTGGAATAGCAAGAATTCTGTAGGCACTTGCCACTGTGCCCTCTTTATCCAGCAATACAGGAAAAGGAAACTTGAATTCATCCACAAAGGCCTGAATATTCCGCATGCTGTCTCCTTGAGAAACATTGACTGCATACAAGTCCATTTTATCCTTATATTTGTTGTACAGCTGGACCAGGTCGGGTGCTTCAGTCCTGCAGGGCCCGCACCAGGATGCCCAGAAATTAACCAATAAAAGTTTATCGCGGCTGCCTCCTACATTATAACTTTTTCCATCGAGTCCCGTTAAGGAAAATGAAGGGGCGGAAGACCCTTTTTGGGGAGCTTCCTGCCCTTCGGCAATCTGAAGCCCTGCTGTATTGATCGCCTGGCTCATCGGCTGATTGGCATTATTCCCATTTTTATATACCGCAAAACCGACAAGCACTATCAAGAGGATACTTACGACAATATTCCTTTTAAACATAGTCCCTCCAAGCTATTTTGTCTTCTTCCTTTATTATCTCCAAAATGGCCGGAAAATTCCAATATCTTTCTCTTTTCTGACCGAATGGGGGACTTGCCTTAGGGAATCTTATACAAAGAGTGCGATTAATGTGAAGAAGCAGAGGTGGACAGCTTGGAACAGACAAAATCTAAAAGGCTACGTGTGGTTTTTGAAAGCGACATGAGGGAAGATGCCCATCCCGGTGAGCATTCATCTTCCCAGAGTTCGCAGAAATCAGGCCAAGATCAAGGGTCCAAGGGAAAACTGCTGGAATTTATGGCGATTGCTACAATTCCTTTAGTCCTTGTTCTGGGAAATTCCATGCTGGTGCCCATTCTCCCTGAACTGGAGAGCACCCTCGGCGTTTCCCGATTTCAATCCAGTTTGGTTATCACGTTATTCTCAATTACAGCCGGACTCGTTATTCCGGTCTCCGGCTATTTATCGGATCGTTTTTCGCGGAAAGCCATTATTATCCCGTCCTTGGTCATTTACGGGATTGCCGGTATATTAGCCGGCTTTGGCGCAATATGGAAGTCTTATACCATTATCATTATTGCCCGGGCCATTCAGGGGATGGGTGCAGCAGGGACTGCTCCTATTGCCATGGCTCTTGTCGGTGACTTGTATACCGGGGGAACAGAAAGCAAGGCCCTTGGCCTAACGGAAGCTTCAAACGGAGCCGGTAAAGTGATCAGTCCGATTTTAGGTTCACTATTGGCTATAATAGCCTGGTATGTCCCTTTTTTTGCTTTTCCTGTTTTTTGTGCAATCTCCCTGTTAGCCGTTATTTTTATCATAAAAGAACCGAAACGGGACCAGAAACCTCCCGAACTTAAACCATACCTGAAGAAAATTGGAAGCATTTTGAAAGACAAAGGGCGATGGCTCATCACTTCTTTTTTTGCAGGTTCTCTGGCCTTGTTTATCCTGTTCGGTGTTCTTTTTTACTTATCCGATGTACTGGAAGAAGCTCCTTATCACATTAAAGGGGTAAGAAAAGGTCTTGTTCTCGCTATCCCTTTGTTGGGCATGGTCGTGACCTCTTATACTACGGGAGCTCTCATTAAAAAGAACGGAACCGCCATGCGCTGGCTCATTAACATCGGGCTTGCTCTCATGACCGTTTCGCTTGGCGCCTCTATCTTCCTGTTTAATAAGCTGTATATCTTTATAAGCCTGCTGACCTTGAGCGGTATAGGAACCGGTCTTTTGCTTCCGTGTCTGAATACGATGATTACCGGATCCGTCAAAAAACAGGAACGCGGGATGATTACTTCTATTTATAACAGCTTGCGATTTATCGGTGTTGCTTTCGGACCCCCTCTTTTCGGATGGCTGATGGGCATTTCCCATCAATCTGTTTTCATTACGGTATCCATCCTGGCCGCCGTCACTTTGGGCCTGGCCTTCTTTCTCATTAAACCAAAGGGGAAAATTAATTGAATTCCGGCACCCGGACCTGGCAGTCGGGTGCTTTTTTTATATAATAAATCTATGATGACTACCTTATATATTTCAAAAAAAATGTTTAACAAGGTGAAACAATCCTGCCTGGAGCAAGCCCCACGGGAAAGCTGCGGATTCGTATATGGCAGCAAAAGAGAAAATGGGTTTCATGTCTCCTGGATCCGCCTGGTACCTAATGTCGCCGCTAATCCGACTGCACACTTTGAAATGGACCCCAGAAGCGTTATTCAAGCCCTGATGGAAGAAACCGCTCCAGAGAAAACCGGATTTTTAAGGAATACTGAATTAATTGGCATTTTCCATTCCCATCCGGAAACACCTCCAATCCCATCCATAGAAGATAAAACAACTTTTTGGCATACTCTGCCTACGTATTGGATTTTA
This Paenibacillus larvae subsp. larvae DNA region includes the following protein-coding sequences:
- a CDS encoding M67 family metallopeptidase, with the translated sequence MKQSCLEQAPRESCGFVYGSKRENGFHVSWIRLVPNVAANPTAHFEMDPRSVIQALMEETAPEKTGFLRNTELIGIFHSHPETPPIPSIEDKTTFWHTLPTYWILSLLPGLVNPLHIYEMPFPCTPYSGNLEERLCRIRWC